In one Massilia endophytica genomic region, the following are encoded:
- a CDS encoding cation:proton antiporter, whose translation MSMTYWILFAGVLLIGMALAGTLLERLPLSGAMIYLGIGFLLGPALADLLAPDPFRFAAGLELLAQGALLISLFAVGIKLEVPLRDRRWAAPLRLAFVSMAITVALIAALGVFGLGLPLGAAVLLGGILAPTDPVLASGVQPEAGGAPDPVRFSLAGEGALNDGSAFPFVLLGLGLMGEHELGRFGWHWLAVDVAWALLGGMLIGALTCILIGSLVVFLRTHHDEALGLNEFVSLGTIAVCFGLAQLCHASGFLAVFAAGLALRRMPGGVRLASFRIWPPLAAQRHEATGATMQRKIQAFIEQMEKLAEPVLVIVTGAMLPFMDMVPGLWWFTAVLLVAVRPVAVFIGLGHAAVSLRRSSLIAWFGIRGIGSMYYLMYALNHGVSEMLAQQLVAFTLAAVTTSILLHGITASPLMRWYARDDMGRSPR comes from the coding sequence ATGTCAATGACGTACTGGATACTGTTCGCCGGAGTGCTGCTCATCGGCATGGCGCTGGCAGGCACTCTGCTGGAGCGCCTTCCCCTCAGCGGGGCCATGATCTATCTGGGCATCGGATTCCTTCTCGGGCCTGCCTTGGCCGACCTGCTGGCCCCCGACCCTTTCCGCTTCGCTGCCGGGCTGGAGCTGCTCGCCCAAGGGGCGCTCCTGATTTCGCTGTTCGCCGTAGGCATCAAACTGGAAGTGCCACTGCGTGACCGCCGCTGGGCAGCTCCGCTGCGCCTTGCTTTCGTATCGATGGCCATTACGGTCGCCCTGATCGCCGCCCTTGGCGTCTTCGGACTGGGCCTCCCACTCGGCGCGGCAGTTCTGCTGGGCGGCATTCTGGCGCCCACCGATCCCGTGCTGGCCTCAGGCGTGCAGCCGGAGGCAGGAGGCGCCCCCGACCCTGTCCGCTTCAGTCTCGCAGGCGAAGGTGCGCTGAACGACGGCTCCGCTTTTCCCTTCGTGCTGCTGGGACTGGGCCTGATGGGCGAACACGAGCTTGGCCGCTTCGGCTGGCATTGGCTGGCGGTGGACGTCGCCTGGGCATTGCTGGGCGGGATGCTCATCGGCGCGCTCACCTGCATCCTGATTGGTTCGCTGGTCGTATTCCTTCGCACGCACCATGACGAGGCGCTGGGCTTGAACGAGTTTGTCTCGCTCGGCACTATCGCGGTTTGCTTCGGGCTGGCGCAGCTGTGCCATGCATCAGGTTTTCTCGCCGTGTTCGCGGCCGGCCTCGCACTGCGCCGGATGCCTGGAGGCGTGCGGCTGGCGTCCTTCCGCATCTGGCCTCCCCTTGCGGCGCAGCGGCACGAAGCGACGGGAGCGACAATGCAGCGGAAGATTCAAGCATTCATCGAGCAGATGGAAAAGCTGGCCGAGCCCGTGCTCGTCATCGTAACAGGGGCGATGCTGCCCTTTATGGACATGGTCCCCGGCCTATGGTGGTTTACAGCCGTGCTTCTGGTTGCCGTACGGCCCGTGGCTGTCTTTATCGGCCTGGGTCATGCAGCGGTGTCACTGCGGCGTTCCAGCCTGATCGCGTGGTTCGGCATCCGCGGAATCGGTTCGATGTACTACCTGATGTATGCACTCAACCATGGCGTATCCGAAATGCTGGCGCAGCAGCTGGTAGCATTCACGTTGGCAGCGGTCACTACGTCCATCCTCCTGCACGGAATAACCGCCAGCCCGCTCATGAGATGGTACGCTCGGGACGATATGGGGCGGAGCCCGCGATGA
- the grpE gene encoding nucleotide exchange factor GrpE → MQDQENQAAPNPEEDLASAQPSTPADPAIPSLEVQLSATEAKLAEMHDAFMRAKAEADNIRRRAQEDVAKAHKFAVESFAEAMVPVKDSLEMALKVEAPSVENLKEGVEMTLKQLNAAFEKNRLVEIMPAQGEKLDPNKHQAVAVVPADQEANTVVAVLQKGYMIADRLLRPAIVTAAQPK, encoded by the coding sequence ATGCAAGATCAGGAAAATCAGGCAGCACCTAATCCCGAGGAGGACCTGGCCTCCGCCCAGCCTTCGACTCCCGCCGACCCTGCCATTCCCAGCCTGGAAGTTCAGCTGAGCGCCACCGAGGCGAAACTCGCTGAAATGCACGACGCCTTCATGCGCGCCAAGGCCGAAGCGGACAATATCCGCCGCCGCGCCCAGGAAGATGTGGCCAAAGCCCACAAATTCGCCGTCGAAAGCTTCGCCGAGGCCATGGTGCCCGTGAAGGACAGCCTGGAAATGGCCCTGAAGGTGGAAGCGCCTTCCGTGGAGAACCTGAAGGAAGGCGTGGAAATGACGCTCAAGCAGCTCAATGCCGCCTTCGAGAAGAACCGCCTGGTCGAGATCATGCCCGCCCAGGGCGAGAAGCTGGACCCGAACAAGCACCAGGCCGTGGCCGTGGTGCCGGCCGACCAGGAAGCGAATACCGTTGTTGCTGTGTTGCAAAAGGGGTACATGATTGCGGACCGCCTGCTGCGTCCCGCCATCGTGACGGCTGCCCAGCCGAAATAA
- the hemH gene encoding ferrochelatase, which yields MAFAKEPQFEHGAPSRSAVVLVNLGTPEAPTRSAVRRYLKQFLSDPRVVEIPRALWWFILHAIILPFRSGQSAQKYASIWTREGSPLKIHTQAQAMLLRGALGERGHSEIVVAMAMRYGSPSLPEVLDRLKQDGCDRIAILPAYPQYSGTTTASIWDAVFAHYKRVRNVPELRLVRSYHDHDAYIEALRQSVLAHWDAHGRPGKLVMSFHGVPKRTLLLGDPYHCECHKTARLLAARLKLAESDYVVTFQSRFGKAEWLQPYTAPTVQRLAREGVRRVDVICPGFTSDCLETLEEINMEVRHDFMAAGGQDFHYIPCLNDSPAWIAALAEIAEQNMIGWPTLTTPAQRELLKKQAGEQRDRALAQGAAQ from the coding sequence ATGGCTTTTGCGAAGGAACCGCAGTTCGAGCACGGCGCTCCCAGCCGCAGCGCGGTGGTGCTCGTTAACCTGGGCACGCCGGAGGCGCCGACGCGCTCCGCCGTCCGCCGCTACCTGAAGCAGTTCCTGTCCGATCCGCGCGTGGTGGAGATTCCCCGCGCGCTCTGGTGGTTCATCCTGCACGCCATCATCCTGCCCTTCCGCTCCGGCCAGTCCGCCCAGAAGTACGCGTCGATCTGGACCCGCGAGGGCTCGCCTCTCAAGATCCATACCCAGGCCCAGGCCATGCTCCTGCGCGGCGCCCTCGGCGAGCGGGGACACTCGGAAATCGTCGTGGCCATGGCCATGCGCTACGGCTCGCCCTCGCTGCCCGAGGTGCTGGACCGCCTGAAGCAGGACGGCTGCGACCGCATCGCCATCCTGCCCGCTTATCCCCAGTATTCCGGCACCACCACGGCCTCCATCTGGGATGCCGTCTTCGCCCACTACAAACGCGTGCGCAATGTGCCCGAGCTGCGCCTGGTGCGCAGCTACCATGATCATGACGCCTATATCGAGGCCCTGCGCCAGTCCGTGCTCGCGCACTGGGATGCCCACGGCCGCCCCGGCAAGCTGGTGATGAGCTTCCACGGCGTGCCCAAGCGCACGCTCCTGCTGGGCGACCCCTATCACTGCGAATGCCACAAGACGGCCCGCCTGCTGGCCGCCCGCCTCAAGCTCGCCGAGAGCGACTATGTCGTCACCTTCCAGTCCCGCTTCGGCAAGGCGGAGTGGCTGCAGCCGTACACTGCCCCCACGGTGCAGCGGCTGGCCCGCGAGGGCGTGCGCCGCGTGGACGTGATCTGCCCCGGTTTCACCAGCGACTGCCTGGAAACCCTGGAGGAGATCAATATGGAGGTGCGCCACGATTTCATGGCCGCCGGCGGCCAGGATTTCCACTATATCCCCTGCCTGAACGACAGCCCGGCCTGGATCGCCGCCCTGGCGGAAATTGCCGAGCAGAACATGATCGGCTGGCCGACCCTGACGACGCCCGCCCAGCGCGAACTGCTGAAAAAACAGGCAGGCGAGCAGCGCGATCGTGCGCTGGCGCAGGGCGCTGCGCAGTAA
- the dnaJ gene encoding molecular chaperone DnaJ — MAKRDYYEILGVAKNSSEDEIKKAYRKLAMKYHPDRNPDNKEAEEKFKEVKEAYEMLTNPEKRDAYDRYGHAGVDPSMGGGGGFGAGGFGDAFGDIFGDIFGGGRRSSGPQVYRGADLRYNLEITLEQAAHGFDTTIRVPSWDKCDTCHGSGAKPGTSPVTCSTCGGHGQVRMQQGFFSIQQTCPKCHGTGKIIPEPCPSCSGQGRIKRNKTLEVKIPVGIDNGMRIRSTGNGEPGTNGGPPGDLYVEIHIKPHPVFQREGDDLHCEMPISFAKAALGGEIEVPTLSGKVSFTVPEGTQSGKTFRLKGKGIKGVRSGYPGDLFCHVAVETPVKLTDKQKELLREFDRSTVEGGSKHSPQSKTWMDKVKDFFE; from the coding sequence ATGGCAAAGCGTGATTATTACGAGATCCTTGGGGTCGCCAAGAATTCGTCGGAAGACGAGATCAAGAAGGCCTACCGCAAGCTCGCGATGAAATACCACCCGGACCGCAACCCGGACAACAAAGAGGCGGAAGAGAAGTTCAAGGAGGTCAAGGAAGCCTACGAGATGCTGACCAATCCGGAGAAGCGCGATGCGTACGACCGCTATGGTCACGCCGGCGTGGACCCGAGCATGGGCGGCGGCGGGGGCTTCGGCGCCGGCGGCTTTGGCGACGCGTTCGGCGACATCTTCGGCGATATCTTCGGCGGCGGCCGCCGCAGCTCCGGCCCCCAGGTCTACCGCGGGGCCGACCTGCGCTACAACCTGGAGATCACGCTGGAACAGGCGGCGCACGGCTTCGACACCACGATCCGCGTGCCTTCCTGGGACAAGTGCGACACCTGCCACGGTTCCGGCGCCAAGCCGGGCACCTCGCCCGTCACCTGCTCCACTTGCGGCGGCCACGGCCAGGTGCGCATGCAGCAGGGCTTCTTCAGCATCCAGCAGACCTGCCCCAAGTGCCACGGCACGGGCAAGATCATTCCGGAGCCCTGCCCATCGTGCTCGGGCCAGGGCCGCATCAAGCGCAACAAGACCCTGGAAGTGAAGATCCCGGTCGGCATCGACAACGGCATGCGCATCCGCTCCACGGGCAACGGCGAACCGGGCACCAACGGCGGGCCGCCGGGCGACCTGTATGTGGAAATCCACATCAAGCCGCACCCGGTGTTCCAGCGCGAAGGCGACGACCTGCATTGCGAAATGCCGATCTCCTTCGCCAAGGCGGCGCTGGGCGGCGAGATCGAAGTGCCTACCCTGTCGGGCAAGGTGTCCTTCACCGTGCCGGAAGGAACCCAGTCGGGCAAGACCTTCCGCCTGAAGGGCAAGGGCATCAAGGGCGTACGCTCGGGTTATCCGGGCGACCTGTTCTGCCACGTGGCCGTGGAAACCCCGGTGAAGCTGACGGACAAGCAGAAGGAACTGCTGCGCGAGTTCGACCGCTCCACCGTGGAAGGCGGCTCCAAGCACAGCCCGCAGTCCAAGACCTGGATGGATAAGGTAAAAGACTTCTTCGAGTAA
- a CDS encoding sensor histidine kinase, translating into MDTNRRLPDFISANIEPILLAWDDFARTIEPPALTMNDADLRDHARLMLGAFADDIRTAQSDEERIAKSKGLARRSHQDTPAEIHAQQRLRSGYTVVQLISEYRALRASVLMLWSAQAQGRNASMDLADITRFNEAVDQAVAESVARYERLVKQSQNMFLAILGHDLRNPLGTLIMGSTFIMQGLDLLPKYVLVATRMFNSAKRMDKLVNDLVDFTRTHLGRGIPISPRTENLGAVCEQVVNELRTFHPDRVLELNAPPSLSSFFDASRIAQVLSNLIGNALQYGSSDAPVRIDVAGNDDDVFLAVNNHGPVIPPEKTASIFDPLVRLSGARDSAPRDRMSLGIGLFIAREIVHAHGGSVEVQSNITDGTTFTVTLPRKQKTGLRSTDP; encoded by the coding sequence ATGGACACCAACCGCCGGCTCCCCGACTTCATCTCAGCCAACATTGAGCCGATCCTGCTCGCCTGGGACGATTTTGCGCGCACGATTGAACCGCCCGCGCTGACGATGAACGACGCGGATCTGCGCGACCACGCCCGTCTGATGCTGGGGGCGTTTGCCGACGACATCCGCACCGCCCAGTCGGACGAAGAGCGCATTGCGAAATCGAAAGGGCTGGCGAGGCGTAGCCATCAGGACACCCCAGCAGAAATCCACGCTCAGCAACGGCTTAGATCCGGCTATACCGTTGTGCAGCTCATATCGGAATACCGCGCTCTTCGCGCCAGCGTTCTGATGCTGTGGAGTGCCCAAGCGCAGGGCCGCAATGCGAGTATGGACCTCGCAGACATCACCCGTTTCAATGAGGCAGTGGATCAGGCGGTGGCGGAATCGGTGGCCCGCTACGAGCGTTTGGTCAAGCAATCGCAAAATATGTTCCTTGCGATCCTTGGACATGATCTGCGCAACCCGCTGGGCACGCTGATCATGGGCTCTACCTTTATCATGCAAGGGCTCGACCTCCTGCCGAAATACGTGCTGGTCGCGACCCGAATGTTCAACAGCGCCAAGCGCATGGACAAACTGGTCAATGACCTGGTCGACTTTACGCGTACGCATCTGGGACGGGGGATACCAATCAGTCCGCGTACCGAAAATCTGGGCGCCGTTTGCGAGCAGGTGGTGAATGAATTGCGCACTTTTCATCCGGACCGCGTGCTTGAACTGAATGCTCCGCCGTCGTTGAGCTCCTTTTTTGATGCCAGCCGGATCGCTCAGGTGCTGTCGAATCTGATCGGCAACGCTCTCCAGTACGGCAGCAGCGATGCGCCGGTGAGGATCGATGTGGCGGGCAATGACGACGATGTTTTCCTTGCGGTGAATAATCATGGGCCGGTAATTCCGCCAGAGAAGACGGCCAGCATCTTCGATCCACTGGTGCGTCTTTCGGGCGCCCGGGACTCTGCGCCGCGAGATCGGATGAGCCTGGGGATAGGGCTTTTCATCGCGCGGGAAATTGTCCATGCCCACGGGGGCTCGGTCGAGGTGCAGTCGAACATCACAGACGGCACGACGTTCACGGTGACCCTTCCGAGGAAACAGAAGACGGGGCTTCGCTCCACCGATCCTTAG
- the can gene encoding carbonate dehydratase — MSDTKLQHLLDNNKRWAASMTQKDPDYFNRLAQQASPDYLWIGCSDSRVPANELLGLPPGEVFVHRNIANVVVHSDLNCLSVLQFAIEVLKVKHVIIVGHYGCKGVHAALTNTRVGLVDNWLRHVQDVSQKHERYLGSVLEERVRSEKLCELNVVEQVVNVCSTTIVQDAWDRGQPVTVHGWVYGLRDGQLQDLNMNVSSAAELQPVLARRLETYSAA; from the coding sequence ATGAGCGACACCAAACTGCAGCACCTCCTCGACAACAACAAGCGCTGGGCGGCTTCGATGACCCAGAAAGACCCGGACTATTTCAACCGGCTCGCCCAGCAGGCCTCGCCGGATTATCTCTGGATCGGCTGCTCGGACAGCCGCGTGCCTGCAAACGAGCTGCTTGGCCTGCCGCCGGGCGAAGTCTTCGTTCACCGTAACATCGCCAACGTGGTGGTGCACTCGGACCTGAACTGCCTCTCGGTGCTGCAGTTCGCCATTGAAGTGCTGAAGGTGAAGCACGTGATCATTGTAGGCCACTACGGCTGCAAGGGCGTGCATGCCGCGCTGACCAACACCCGCGTGGGCCTGGTGGACAACTGGCTGCGCCACGTGCAGGACGTGAGCCAGAAGCACGAGCGTTATCTGGGTTCGGTGCTGGAAGAGCGCGTGCGCAGCGAGAAGCTGTGCGAGCTGAATGTGGTGGAGCAGGTGGTGAACGTGTGCTCGACCACCATCGTGCAGGACGCCTGGGACCGCGGCCAGCCGGTGACGGTGCACGGCTGGGTCTACGGCCTGCGCGACGGCCAGCTGCAGGACCTGAACATGAACGTCAGCTCGGCCGCCGAACTGCAGCCGGTGCTGGCGCGCCGCCTCGAAACCTACTCGGCGGCCTGA
- a CDS encoding CopG family transcriptional regulator, whose translation MPELKPRLAESEKITVNLMPVDLGQIDLLVQQGFYSNRTDLIRTAVRNQLSQHAEAVRRTVERDELVLGLLSCSRAELEAVQARGEMLSLRVLGLLTIADDVPPALAAATIRSATVLGALHASPAVRAVLAGRIA comes from the coding sequence ATGCCCGAATTGAAACCACGGCTCGCCGAGTCTGAAAAGATCACGGTGAACCTCATGCCCGTCGACCTTGGCCAGATTGATCTGCTGGTGCAGCAGGGCTTTTATTCCAACCGCACTGACCTGATCCGCACAGCCGTGCGTAATCAGTTGAGCCAGCACGCCGAGGCAGTGCGCCGCACTGTGGAGCGTGACGAACTCGTGCTCGGATTGCTTTCTTGCAGCCGTGCTGAGCTCGAAGCCGTACAGGCACGCGGAGAGATGCTGTCCCTGCGCGTCCTTGGTCTGCTCACCATTGCGGACGACGTACCGCCTGCGCTTGCGGCAGCGACCATTCGTTCGGCTACCGTCCTTGGCGCCTTGCATGCCAGTCCGGCGGTCCGTGCGGTGCTCGCGGGCCGCATCGCCTGA
- a CDS encoding dipeptidase, with translation MTYRVTLIASLLASLIALPVQAESPSLQRANKLLASTPLIDGHNDLPYIIASYGKPHHDIDAYDLNHAMPHETDIARMRKGHLTGQFWAVYVPGELKSGWMKVGMEQLELTRRMIAKYPEALQPAYSANDIERAFRQKRVASLLGLEGGHMIENSLGALRAYYMLGARYLTLTHNVTLDWADAALDEPKHKGLTPFGKEVVREMNRLGMLVDLSHVSADVMRDAIATSEAPVIFSHSSARAVTDHPRNVPDDVLASVPKNGGVVMITYVPAFVSTEAMNWVKGLLAAKAAAGSDSEAVKAAQAAYIAAHGKAPQATLKQVADHIDHVAKVAGKDHVGLAADYGGATVPPMPKGLEDVSTYPNLFAELMDRGWSDADLKKLAGLNLIRTFREAEKVAARLQKTRAPSIATIEELDGRMTQAAE, from the coding sequence ATGACCTATCGCGTTACCCTGATCGCCTCGCTCCTCGCCAGCCTGATTGCCCTGCCCGTCCAAGCCGAATCGCCATCGCTGCAGCGAGCCAACAAGCTGCTGGCGTCCACGCCCCTGATCGACGGCCATAACGACCTGCCCTACATCATCGCCAGCTACGGCAAGCCGCATCACGATATCGATGCCTATGACCTGAACCACGCAATGCCGCACGAAACGGACATCGCGCGCATGCGCAAGGGCCACCTGACCGGCCAGTTCTGGGCTGTGTATGTGCCGGGCGAGCTGAAGTCGGGCTGGATGAAAGTGGGCATGGAACAGCTGGAACTGACGCGCCGCATGATCGCGAAGTATCCAGAGGCGCTGCAGCCCGCGTATAGCGCAAACGATATCGAGCGCGCCTTCAGGCAGAAACGCGTGGCCTCGCTGCTCGGGCTCGAAGGCGGCCATATGATCGAGAACAGCCTGGGCGCCCTGCGCGCCTATTACATGCTAGGCGCGCGCTACCTGACGCTCACCCATAACGTGACGCTGGACTGGGCCGATGCCGCGCTGGACGAACCGAAACACAAAGGACTGACGCCCTTTGGCAAGGAAGTGGTGCGCGAGATGAACCGCCTCGGCATGCTGGTGGACCTGAGCCATGTGAGCGCGGATGTCATGCGCGATGCCATCGCCACTTCGGAAGCGCCGGTGATCTTCTCGCACTCTTCCGCCCGCGCGGTCACGGACCATCCGCGCAATGTGCCGGACGACGTGCTGGCAAGCGTGCCGAAGAACGGCGGCGTGGTGATGATCACCTATGTGCCCGCCTTCGTGTCCACGGAAGCGATGAACTGGGTGAAGGGCCTCCTGGCGGCCAAAGCGGCAGCTGGCAGCGATTCTGAAGCGGTGAAAGCTGCCCAGGCAGCCTATATCGCCGCGCACGGCAAAGCGCCCCAAGCCACGCTCAAGCAGGTGGCCGACCATATCGATCATGTGGCAAAGGTGGCCGGCAAAGACCATGTGGGCCTGGCGGCCGACTACGGCGGCGCGACGGTACCGCCGATGCCCAAGGGGCTGGAGGATGTGTCGACGTACCCGAACCTGTTCGCGGAACTGATGGACCGGGGATGGAGCGATGCGGACCTGAAGAAGCTGGCGGGCCTCAACCTGATCCGCACCTTCCGCGAAGCGGAGAAAGTGGCGGCGCGCCTTCAGAAGACGCGCGCCCCGTCCATCGCCACCATCGAGGAGCTGGACGGCAGGATGACTCAGGCCGCCGAGTAG
- the dnaK gene encoding molecular chaperone DnaK, which translates to MGKMIGIDLGTTNSCVAIMENGQPKVIENAEGARTTPSIIAYQDDGEILVGAPAKRQAVTNPKNTLFAVKRLIGRKYEEKEVQKDISLMPYEITKADNGDAWIGVRDKKLAPPQISAEVLRKMKKTAEDYLGEEVTEAVITVPAYFNDSQRQATKDAGRIAGLDVKRIINEPTAAALAFGLDKTDKGDRKIAVYDLGGGTFDISIIEIADVDGEKQFEVLSTNGDTFLGGEDFDQRVIDYIIDEFKKINGLDLKKDPIALQRIKASAERAKIELSSSAQTEINEPYIAMANGAPVHLNLKITRAKLESLVEELIAKTIEPCRIAIKDAGVKVSDIDDIILVGGMTRMPKVQEKVKEFFGKDPRKDVNPDEAVAVGAAIQGAVLSGDRKDLLLLDVTPLSLGIETLGGVMTKMIQKNTTIPTKFSQVFSTADDNQPAVTIKVYQGEREIAAGNKALGEFNLEGIPPAPRGTPQIEVTFDIDANGILHVGAKDKATGKENKITIKANSGLSEDEIQKMVKDAELNAAEDKKLKELAESRNQADALVHSTRKSLTEYGDKLDASEKEKIEAAIADLESTLKTGDKADIDAKVAALSTASQKLGEKMYADMQAQQAGAAGGAEAGGPQGGASESRPQQDDVVDADFKEVKDSK; encoded by the coding sequence ATGGGCAAAATGATCGGTATTGACCTGGGCACGACCAACTCCTGCGTCGCCATCATGGAAAATGGCCAGCCGAAGGTCATCGAGAACGCCGAAGGCGCTCGTACCACCCCATCCATCATCGCTTACCAGGACGACGGCGAGATCCTCGTCGGCGCGCCCGCCAAGCGCCAGGCGGTCACCAATCCGAAGAACACCCTGTTCGCGGTCAAGCGCCTGATCGGCCGCAAATACGAAGAGAAGGAAGTGCAGAAGGACATCTCCCTGATGCCTTACGAGATCACCAAGGCCGACAACGGCGACGCCTGGATCGGCGTGCGCGACAAGAAACTGGCCCCGCCCCAGATCTCGGCCGAAGTGCTGCGCAAGATGAAGAAGACCGCCGAGGACTACCTGGGCGAGGAAGTGACCGAGGCCGTCATCACCGTGCCCGCCTACTTCAACGACTCGCAGCGCCAGGCGACCAAGGACGCCGGCCGCATCGCGGGCCTGGACGTGAAGCGCATCATCAACGAGCCGACCGCGGCGGCCCTGGCCTTCGGCCTGGACAAGACCGACAAGGGCGACCGCAAGATCGCCGTGTATGACCTGGGCGGCGGCACCTTCGACATCTCGATCATCGAGATCGCGGACGTGGACGGCGAGAAGCAGTTCGAAGTGCTGTCGACCAACGGCGACACCTTCCTGGGCGGCGAAGACTTCGACCAGCGCGTGATCGACTACATCATCGACGAATTCAAGAAGATCAATGGCCTGGACCTGAAGAAGGACCCGATCGCCCTGCAGCGCATCAAGGCTTCGGCCGAGCGCGCGAAGATCGAGCTGTCGTCTTCCGCCCAGACCGAGATCAACGAGCCGTACATCGCCATGGCGAACGGCGCGCCGGTCCACCTGAACCTGAAGATCACCCGCGCCAAGCTGGAATCGCTGGTGGAAGAGCTGATCGCCAAGACCATCGAGCCTTGCCGCATCGCGATCAAGGACGCTGGCGTGAAAGTGTCCGACATCGACGACATCATCCTGGTGGGCGGCATGACCCGCATGCCGAAAGTACAGGAGAAGGTGAAGGAGTTCTTCGGCAAGGATCCGCGCAAGGACGTGAACCCTGACGAAGCCGTGGCCGTGGGCGCCGCCATCCAGGGCGCCGTGCTGTCGGGCGACCGCAAGGACCTGCTGCTGCTGGACGTGACGCCTCTGTCCCTGGGTATCGAAACCCTGGGCGGCGTGATGACCAAGATGATCCAGAAGAACACCACGATCCCGACCAAGTTCTCGCAGGTGTTCTCCACCGCGGACGACAACCAGCCCGCCGTGACCATCAAGGTCTACCAGGGCGAGCGCGAGATCGCCGCCGGTAACAAGGCGCTGGGCGAGTTCAATCTGGAAGGCATTCCGCCCGCACCGCGCGGCACGCCGCAGATCGAAGTGACCTTCGACATCGACGCCAACGGCATCCTGCACGTGGGCGCGAAGGACAAGGCCACCGGCAAGGAAAACAAGATCACCATCAAGGCGAACTCCGGCCTGTCCGAGGACGAGATCCAGAAGATGGTGAAAGACGCCGAGCTGAATGCGGCGGAAGACAAGAAGCTGAAGGAACTGGCCGAGTCGCGCAACCAGGCCGACGCGCTGGTGCACTCCACCCGCAAGTCCCTGACCGAGTACGGCGACAAGCTGGACGCCAGCGAGAAGGAGAAGATCGAGGCTGCCATCGCCGATCTGGAATCCACGCTGAAGACCGGCGACAAGGCCGATATCGATGCGAAAGTGGCGGCCCTGTCCACCGCGTCGCAGAAGCTGGGCGAGAAGATGTACGCCGACATGCAGGCGCAGCAGGCTGGCGCGGCGGGCGGCGCGGAAGCGGGTGGCCCGCAAGGCGGCGCTTCGGAGTCGCGTCCCCAGCAGGACGACGTGGTCGATGCCGACTTCAAGGAAGTCAAGGACAGCAAGTAA